The Leishmania panamensis strain MHOM/PA/94/PSC-1 chromosome 5 sequence genomic sequence GTTTGTCACCCGTCACCGCGAGATCCCGCTGTAGGAGAGCGTCCTCGTGCATCGAGCGGCCGGAGAACGGAGAGCAGTCgaggcacgcacatacaATTGTTTGTCGAAGTGCTTTATTCTTATCTTGCGCTCTCTTGGTATGACGGTAAATGCACGCATCACCTACCGTggcccttcctctccccctccctcccacacgcGCGTAAGCAAGCGCACTCACGCTGGCTGCCTGTCGTTTGCTTTCGCGGAGCGTTTCTTTCATTGGGCCTTTCGCCTCTCCTTACTTGGCGGTGTCACTCTCGAGGTGGGCAGTGTTTTGTCAGCGCGcgcatcgtcgtcgttgtcgtctctctccctccccctctcatcGCAGAGGTGTTTTGCCCCTTTGTGGAGAATCTCGGCTGCTTCGTCCGGGCAGCCCGCGGCCCCTGCGTgcgggtatgtgtgtgggggcgTGGTagctctccttccttcacGCTGAGGAGGCCGCTAACTGGCTTTACTATCTTGTCTGTGAGCTCCAGCCAGCCCCCATCGTGGCAGCCACCGGGGAAACATCATGGGCAAGCGAAGGCCCAGGTCCTGCACTTTTGTGGAATGCAtcaagaggaaaaacagcagcgccgtaaGGGCGGAAGGGCGGAGtcagcctcccccccctcccctccctaccCGACGGCGTCCGACACGTTTGCGACGTCGCCCATAACAAGTCCGAAGACGGTCCCGGGACTCCTCTGTAgttgcctttcctctcctcttccccctccctccacccccacctcgctctcttcctcggaTTTCACACGCGCGAGGGCAACAAAGTAGTCACGTGTGTGGAGGCGTCTTGTGGCCATGTAAGAGTGGCAACGGCAACTTTCGCATCCTTGTGTTGatatatgtgtgtggtgcactggcctctctctgtctgtgctgccgctgctgccaatCACGCATCAGTGGGCAGGCAGTGATCTGTGTCGATGTGCTCCGTCGTGTTATGTTGGCCTTTCTCGCACAGAAAAAAATGTGGTAACACGCAGGcgagatgatgatgatgaacGCACAAGAGACGAAACAATACatgaaagaggggggcgaggaTAGCAGCGTACAGTCACTGATGAAGTTTGGCGGTATACTTTGAAATCGTGCTGCTCATGTGCAACACCAAATAGCGTCAAGCGCTTCCCATCACCTCTTATGCACATTCTCTCGAGCGCTGGTTCCGTTCAGGCCCCGGTCATGTTACACCTTGAACCTTCATTTTATTCACTTCGCTTCCTGATGTGACCTTCTCCTCACCTGTTCTACTACGCCTTGTAGGCCAAGCGCCACAGCGCACTGTGCATGCGAGCGTGTGTTCAATTTAGCGCCCATCTTGAatctctctcctttcatttcatacacagagaggcacggaaggtgtgtgggggcggggggagaaggacgcAGTGCACTGTATGGAATCTGATgcgttctccctcccctcctcccaaaGGGGGGAAGATCGTCGTCGCACGACTCGATGCGTAGAGTGACGGAGCAGAAGAGGGTGATCGCCATTTCGCCGTCAGCTCCTGCTAGGTCGCATGTGCTCTTCAGCATTCATTCATGTTGTTTGTGTTTCGGACGTGAACGTGAGCCCCGCCATGTCGGCGCCAACGCTCGCAGGACacgctttttcttttctcccgCTATGCAAGGCAGATGTTTAGCTAGGCCCGCCTCGCCACCCGTGTCCTCTCCTCGGGGAATAGCGCTtctgtgtgttttcttcCTTGAACCTCGGCTGACCAACGGGCAGTGAGGTACGGGGAgtccgccttctccctccttcccacaTTTCTCGCCGAGTCTTGTGTTGCTTGAAGTGTGTTGGCAGCACGCAAGAAGAAAGCAGCTCTGTCGATACTTGTGGttggagaaggaaaaggggggaggggagaagtaAAGAGGCAGGTGCACCCCACGATCGGCTGGCGTACGTAACGGACAAATGTGTGAACCGCAGTGGAGCACGTTGTGTACTTGACCATTTTCTTGCGTGTTGATTGGGACCACTCGACAGCACTCCCCTCCGACCTCGTGGCACACAAAACAGCAGCCATTCGCGTGCATCACCTTCTAGGCTTCCGTTCACTCGCACGATGGGGAGTAGGTGTTTCTTCAACTCGGGATGCCAATGTCGTCTGCCGGTGACTCCGATGGCTTGTGCAGAAAAGCCTGCCCCAAAGCTGCGAGAAATGTCATCTACGAGGTGAGTCTCTCCAGTCATCATCCTAAAGGAAGTGGCCTGTATCCCGCGGTCGTGAAGAAGTGCACTGGCGCACTCCGACGACCTGTCGAGGGCATAGCCTCTCCCAATACCTCGATAATCGGCGTTTCATCCACGTTGTGGAAACCTCCGGAACAGCAAACGCAGTAGTCGAAAAAATAGCTCGTGGATCGGCGTCGGCGGGGTGCTTTGCTCTGAAGTCAATGGTACGCCCCCTCCGCACTGCTCTGGGCGGCGTCGTCATCCAAAGCAACCACCCATCCCCCGTTGGTACTTACATCCCCATCCCTTGACTGATGCAGTGGTGTAGTTGATGGAATTGTACTTGCCGCCATACCCAACGTAGACTTTGGGGCGAGATTTGCCACCAAAGATCCGCGATAAGTTTTTCGCGCCAAGTCCAGCATACGAGCACGAACTCGGGGAGTCGGGAGGCGGGGATGGGGAATaccgccccacccccaccgcaAAGACCGGAGAAGCCGCGCCTCCGGAAAAGGTTTTGCGACGGCGCGTGGGGCTCAAGTGCGGTCATGCTCCGCGGCGTGATTCTGCAACGGCGGACGTGCGCAGGATGGGCTGTTCCGTTTCCGGCCTGACCCGGTTTCCCTCGCTTCAACGGGTAGCCTACGACACCCCTCTACAGGGGGGCAGgccacaccgacacacagcCAAGCAGAGCACCGCGTCAACGCAGCGCGCCACCCTCGCTGGTCCACGACACCCCCGCTCCACCTAGGAAGCCCCCGAAGGTTACAGAGCAACGCTCCGGCTTGCTAATCGTTGCACCGTCTAGAAGACATTGAGTATCTTGTTTGAATGTACTTTTTCAGAAGAGAATAAACCCCTCAAGTCTCTCTCCACACCCGCAAGTCCGTGTGGCTCAATGGAAGAGCATCTGACTACGGATCAGAGGGTTGCAGGTTCGAATCCTGTCACGGATGGCTTTTTCGCCGCCGGCGAACGGGGTCGACCACCTTTCGAATAGGACACCACTTGGAAAAAAACATCACATCCCGTCTGATTCATGAGGTTGGTCATCCGCCGGCGCGGGGGCCAGCGATGGCCCTGGAACCCTTTGCGGTACGCTagttttttctttccattTCCCTGCCCTCTCCCGCGCGGGAGGAAACACGGCAAGGTGAAACAAGGGCTCAGAACCAAAACGGCGGACGGCGACGCGCCAGAAGCAAAAGATCGAAGGATTGCAAAGCAGCCAAAGCCCTAGCAAAACCATTCTAAACAAAACCCGGGCCAAAGAAACCAAGCAGGCCCAAAGCtttgacacacacacaccactcTGCACGCGGACAAAAATAACACAGTGACGCCGCTCGatttcacccccccctctcgaAGCTTGGCTCCGGATTCCCCACAACGGTCCTCACGCCCCCACCGGATCTTCCTCTTCCGCGCGCCGCCCATTGCCTTACGAGACCCCCACGTCGTTTTGGACAAAGGGGATCTTTTCATGCACCGTCGCCCGTTTGCCTGGCGCACCTCGCAAGAGCTTTCCGCCCCCGCCGCGCTCCCCTGACCGGCCCCCCCGCCAGCTCGGCAGGCGCCCGTCACGCGAAAGAAAACCCGGCGCCCCCAATAACAGAAACGCGGGCCGCAGGCCAGCCGAAACCCCCCCAGCCCACGCGCCCATGAAAACATATGCACAACACCCTCGCCCaccacacccccacccctcaaTGCACTTTTATACAATGCAGGACCGAAAATACAATCCAGAAGGTAAGAATATACAAAGCTCTCTCAAAAAACCCCTTTCGTCTTCCCCTGCCTTGTCATGTcagctcccgctgctgcgccgaagCACCCAGGCAAGGTGTTCCTGGACCCGAGTGAAGTAAAGGACCATCTTTCCGAGTACCGCATCGTGGACTGCCGGTGCAGCTTGAAGATAAAGAACCATGGCAGCATTGAGTACGCAAAGGAGCACCTCAAGGGCGCCATCCGCGCCGATGTGGACACAAACCTCTCCAAGTTCGTGCCTGGTAGTACCGCCCGGcacccgctgccgccctgtTCTGAGTTTATCGATTGGTGCATGGCGAACGGCATGGCGGGAGAGCTCCCGGTGCTCTGCTACGATGACGAGTGCGGCGCCATGGGCGGATGCCGCCTGTGGTGGATGCTGAACTCTCTTGGCGCCGAAGCGTACGTGGTCAACGGCGGCATCCAGGcctgcagagctgcagggCTGGAGATGGAGTCCGGCGAGCCCTCGTCGCCACCAAcgccagctgcgcactgGCCCTACAAGACGGACTTCCAGTATCACTACCTCATGCACGAGATCCCGCTCAATGCGATCATCATCGACGCGCGCCCCGCCGACCGCTTTTCCACGACGGTGCGGCCGTACGCCTTGGACAAGCTGCCAGGCCACATCGAAGGCGCGCGCAACCTCCCCTACACCTCGCAGCTCGTGATGCGCGGGGGTGgcaaggtgctgcgcagcgaggaggagaccCGCCACAACATCATGACCGCCATCCAAGGCGCGTGTGCCACAACTGATCTGTCGAGCTGCGTCTTctcctgcggcagcggcatcacagCCTGCATGAACATTGCACTGGTGCACCACCTTGGCCTTGGCCATCCGTACCTCTACTGCGGCTCCCTGGTCCGAGTACAGCGGTCTTTTCCGCCCCGCCATAGTGCGCAGGGTCATCAATGACCACGGCATGTGCATGCAGATGCAAACCCCCGCCCTCGGTGACAACCCAAAGGCAAACCTCGACACCATGACGCTAAAAGTCGACGGCGCACCCTGCAAGAGCCCTGATGCGGAGGTGAGGAGCGCCGCTGTCCACCTTCACTCCGGCGAGGCAGCGACGGTGTACTTCAAGAGCGGCCGCGTCGCCATGATCGaggtgccgccaccgtcgaaCTAAACACGGCGTggccccagcagcgccggacCGTGGGAAACGACGCGCGGCGGGGCCTGCCGGGCTTCAAGCCGCCCCCCCCGGATGAGGTGCTGTTTCCCGGGGGGATGAGGGGTTAAACCCAGCCCTTTGCCTCTCACGATCGCGCGGGCGAACGCGAGCGACCCCGGAAAAGCAAAGAGGCCCGCGCCGCTTTCGACTGAAACGGCCCCGCGCCTCCCTCgggtggcggggggggggcaaaccCTCACAAAGTCTTTCCGGCATCCGGGGGGTTCCCGGTGGTGCGGTCTGTTCCGGCGCCCCACTGCCcggggcggtggcgccaaAAATGCTTGCGCCGTGGGGGTCGCGGGCgcccgcggcggcgcatggcgggtttttttttttgtccaGGGGGCCATTCGGGCTCTCGCGGCCTGGTGACGCCCCAAAAAACAGCCAGACACCGCCGACCAACCCGCAGCCCCTACGTGCGATCCGGGCCCCATGCCGGAGAACTCGCCGGGCACGCCAGCATATTTccagagaggcacagaaAGTGCGCTTGACTTGTCGTAGTCCCAGGGTGTCTACATGGCCAGCTGGTGTATCAACAAGCCATTTATACCAAACGTAAGTTCCCTTTTCGCGCTGTCACTATGGCTCGTTGGGCTTCGCTAGCTCTGTCAACCCCCGCATCCCCGGGGACGTTTAACAGCCGGAAAGGGGGCAAATCCGGGCCATTTCGGTACCGAAGCACGAAAAGCTGCGATACCGTTGGTAAAGCCACTCTTGACGAGCACAAAGCGTCGTTCAACTCTTCCTCCCTGCGCGCTATGAAGCGCAGTTGTCCGCATGGCTGCCGAACTCGTGGGGTTGTGCGGTGGCCCGCCGGGATGGACGCCGCCGACGAGCAAGCCGCCGACGCACAATCAGTTTACCATGCCCACTCGTACAAACATACCCCGAGCAGGCGCCAATTACGCAAGCATGAGGAAAATCGCGTCACCAGGCACGTCCCAAAGGAGGCATGGCGCTGGCGGATGTCAAAGGCCTATCCTGGCCATTGCTCCGTGGTTGGTGCGCGTTGCACAAACTTTCCCTCCTGTCCATCAGGCGCCTCCCACCGCCGACGGTCGCCCTGAATACACCATTGGTTGCAAGCACCGCTTGCTTGCGCAAACCCTATTCCACCGCACCGCAAATCCCCCAGCCCCTGACATTTTCATCCCCACCGCCCACTATTGTTCCCTTCCCAGGCCACGATTACACCCGGGAAATGCCTTCCCCCATTCCAGAGGCGCCCACACCTCAGACCACCCAtcatcccccctctttccgctCGTTCTGCCGACGCACAAGGGTCACCGacttcaccgccacctccttaCCTTTTTCCTGCCGAAGACGCGCCAAGCACgcgctcgctcttttctttccttcctgcCGGGGAATGGAGCGACGGCGAATTGGATGAAGACAAACTGGCAAGAGGGAACAGACCGCCTGCTCTCGGGCAAAGGGCCCGGGGGAACTCTGGCGCGTCTCGAAAACAGCTGGGCGGCAGGGCCGGATGGCATCTTCAacgaggcgctgcatcgtccccttccccccatgAGGCAAAAGCACACATTTTAACTCCCATTAGCTGGATGTGGATCGCCCACCTTGTTCCCCAACAGCGGAAGAACGTGCACGTTGTACCGCCACCAAAACCTTGGAAGCCACCAGAACATCctccgccgcaccggccAA encodes the following:
- the MST-1 gene encoding 3-mercaptopyruvate sulfurtransferase (TriTrypDB/GeneDB-style sysID: LpmP.05.0950), with the protein product MSAPAAAPKHPGKVFLDPSEVKDHLSEYRIVDCRCSLKIKNHGSIEYAKEHLKGAIRADVDTNLSKFVPGSTARHPLPPCSEFIDWCMANGMAGELPVLCYDDECGAMGGCRLWWMLNSLGAEAYVVNGGIQACRAAGLEMESGEPSSPPTPAAHWPYKTDFQYHYLMHEIPLNAIIIDARPADRFSTTVRPYALDKLPGHIEGARNLPYTSQLVMRGGGKVLRSEEETRHNIMTAIQGACATTDLSSCVFSCGSGITACMNIALVHHLGLGHPYLYCGSLVRVQRSFPPRHSAQGHQ